The DNA region AAAGGGCCATTCGTGGGATTATCTCTGCCGGGTTTGGTCCGGCAGTCTCAAAGAGCCATGGCCTTCTGAGATTTGCTTTTGACATCATGGAACGGCTTAAAAAGTAAAGGGCAGGCTCTACAAGTCAGCCGTCGTTCGCTCCGAGGCCCGATGAACCGGAGGTGAGACGGCGGCAGGAAAGGCCGGTATCAGTATGCGCGAGAGCGTTATCCAACTGGAAGACGGGTGGTTCTTCATCCGGCATACGGGCGTTAACAGGCGGCCGGCGCTGCTCTTCATTCACGGGCTTGGCGAGTCCGGCCTGTGTTTTGACGAAGCGTTCCGGTCTCCGGAGCTGAAAGACTGCGGCCTGGTGGTCCCCGATATGCCGGGATGCGCCCGCAGCTCGCACGCCTTTGACGGCGACTACGGCATGGAGACCCAGGTGCGCCGCCTCCGGCGGCTCGTGGACCATTTGGGGCTTGAGTCGTTTTACGTTGTCGGGCACTCGCTCGGGGGCGACCTGGGCGTGTTGATGGCCTCCTGCGACAACGAAGGGCGGGTAAAAGGGCTTGTCAATGTAGAAGGTAACCTGACGCCGCACGATACGTTTATCAGCGGCAAGGCCGCCGCCGCGGCGGAGAGCGGCGATTTTACCGGGTGGTTCGAGGAGGATTTCAAGGAGAAAATGGTCCTGAAGGGATGGGGGAGCAGGTGGGAATCGTGCCGGCGCTATTACGCCTCGCTCCGGTTCTGCCGACCGGAAGCCTTCCTGGCCGAGGCCTTGGAGATCTGCGAAAGGAACCGGCCGCTGCCCGGCCGCACAGAATCCCTTACCGGGACCGCTTACGCCGGGCTGCAAATCCCGAAGGTTTTCTGCTGGGGCAGCGAAAGTCTGGCGCAAGAGACGCTCGAATACCTGGAAGCGGCTTCACTGCGGCACCGGAGGTTCGAGCCGGCCTTTCACTGGCTGATGATCGACCGGGCGGAAGAGTTTTACGGTTTTCTTTCTGATTTCATCCGATCGCCGGTTTAGTTTAACCGAAAACCCCGGACGGATCAGATTTTCACTTTAATCACCGGACTTGTAAAGGGTTATTCCCGCCTGCGGGCGGGTTTTTTAATGAACAGAAAAACAATACAATAAAAAGCTCGGCAAGGTTATACTGCACAACCCCCTCATATTATGTCACACCACCGTATAAATGCATAAAGCACAAGAAATACAGTTTTGAAGGAGGAGTAAAATGAGATCGCAAAAAAAGAGGATGATCGGTTGTACGGTTTTATTGCTCCTGTCGCTGGTTGTATGCGCTCCGGCCTTCAGTGCCGATCCGGAAGAGGTGGACGTAAGGCTTAGGCCGGACACGCTTATCGTCAACTCCACCGAAACCGCAA from Bacillota bacterium includes:
- a CDS encoding alpha/beta fold hydrolase gives rise to the protein MRESVIQLEDGWFFIRHTGVNRRPALLFIHGLGESGLCFDEAFRSPELKDCGLVVPDMPGCARSSHAFDGDYGMETQVRRLRRLVDHLGLESFYVVGHSLGGDLGVLMASCDNEGRVKGLVNVEGNLTPHDTFISGKAAAAAESGDFTGWFEEDFKEKMVLKGWGSRWESCRRYYASLRFCRPEAFLAEALEICERNRPLPGRTESLTGTAYAGLQIPKVFCWGSESLAQETLEYLEAASLRHRRFEPAFHWLMIDRAEEFYGFLSDFIRSPV